Proteins encoded by one window of uncultured Bacteroides sp.:
- a CDS encoding AbgT family transporter: protein MKNKLRMPHPATMFLLLTGAVVMLSWIFDIYGLSVISPQTGEAIRVQSLLSAEGIRWLLRHVVTNFTGFAPLGMVMVAMFGVGVAEHSGFIGACIRQSLRKHPSKQVVILLVIFLGIVSNIVGDAGYIILIPIAATLFQSVKLHPVAGIVTAYVSVACGFSANLFLSTLDPLIARYTQEAAATMTSYQGNVGPLCNYYFMFVSTFVIAAVIYYITRKNLLPSLGEYNGSIPYDTYKSLSWKEKRALIIAVAIGTMYALLIVLATFSKWGILRGITGSLTRSPFIFGALFLISFGIGLMGTIYGFASGRYRKDSDVIKGLSSPMQLLGVYFVIAFFAAQMFACFEYSHLDKCLAIMGANLLTSIQASSLVTLLLFILFTTVINLIMVSATAKWAFMSFIFVPMLAAMGISPDLTQCAFRIGDSATNAITPFLFYMPLILAYMQQYNKQANYVSLLKYTWRYSVYILLAWTALFVIWYLLKIPMGV from the coding sequence ATGAAGAATAAGCTGCGAATGCCTCACCCCGCTACGATGTTTCTACTGCTCACAGGAGCAGTGGTAATGCTTTCGTGGATATTTGATATCTATGGACTTAGCGTAATTAGTCCTCAAACGGGTGAAGCAATCCGCGTACAAAGTCTGCTAAGTGCTGAAGGTATTCGCTGGTTGTTGCGGCATGTAGTGACAAACTTCACCGGCTTTGCCCCATTGGGCATGGTAATGGTGGCCATGTTTGGCGTAGGTGTAGCCGAGCATTCCGGTTTCATCGGAGCCTGCATCCGCCAAAGTCTGAGAAAACATCCCAGCAAACAGGTGGTGATTCTACTTGTAATTTTTTTAGGTATTGTTTCCAACATAGTAGGTGATGCAGGATATATTATCCTTATACCAATAGCTGCCACTCTTTTTCAATCGGTCAAGCTGCATCCCGTGGCTGGAATTGTAACGGCCTATGTATCCGTGGCCTGCGGATTCAGTGCAAATTTATTCCTTAGTACACTCGATCCGCTTATTGCCCGTTACACTCAGGAAGCAGCAGCAACTATGACTTCTTATCAAGGAAACGTGGGACCACTATGCAACTATTATTTCATGTTTGTCTCCACCTTTGTCATTGCAGCGGTCATTTATTATATAACCCGTAAGAACCTTTTGCCATCATTAGGAGAATACAACGGCAGTATACCTTATGACACCTATAAATCACTCTCATGGAAAGAAAAACGTGCATTAATTATTGCGGTGGCCATAGGAACAATGTATGCATTGCTCATTGTTTTGGCAACCTTTTCCAAATGGGGAATCCTGCGAGGAATCACAGGTAGTCTAACAAGGTCGCCGTTTATATTCGGAGCTCTGTTCCTAATCTCATTTGGCATTGGACTTATGGGAACCATCTACGGCTTTGCATCAGGACGTTATCGCAAGGATTCAGATGTAATAAAAGGACTGTCGTCACCCATGCAACTGTTGGGCGTTTACTTTGTCATCGCCTTCTTTGCTGCGCAGATGTTTGCCTGCTTTGAATATTCCCATCTCGATAAATGTCTGGCTATAATGGGAGCAAATCTTCTTACTTCCATTCAGGCAAGCAGCCTTGTCACCCTATTGCTATTCATCCTTTTTACCACGGTAATTAACCTTATCATGGTTTCAGCAACGGCAAAATGGGCCTTCATGTCCTTTATATTTGTTCCGATGTTGGCGGCAATGGGCATCAGTCCTGATTTAACCCAATGCGCTTTCCGCATTGGAGACAGTGCCACAAATGCCATCACGCCGTTCCTATTCTACATGCCATTGATTCTGGCCTATATGCAGCAATACAATAAACAAGCAAATTATGTTTCTCTGCTTAAATATACCTGGCGTTATTCGGTTTACATACTGTTGGCATGGACAGCATTATTTGTTATTTGGTATTTGCTGAAAATACCGATGGGAGTATAA
- a CDS encoding glycosyl hydrolase 115 family protein produces the protein MKHIFRPFLLFICFESTLYSTAFAGNYSLISQGKSTSLYLNRSENTVVQTATNLFISDMTEVSGNKPTEISTLDNASIIVATLGKSKEIDQWLRKNNVSAKEIVNQWEAFKIQVVQRNDSPCLVVLGSNARGTAYGVLELSRIIGVSPWCWWADATPSKKNTLTLPEGYVNVQQPSVQYRGIFLNDEDWGLMPWSSKNFEQTAVKGQIGPKTYAKIFELLLRLRANTIWPAMHECTVPFYFVNGTKEMADKYGIVMATSHCEPLMRNSAGEWDVKKYGEYNYLTNKEAITSYWTERLKNVGQSENIYTIGMRGVHDGQMQGVKTLEEHTTALTNVFKDQRELLAKYVNPDVTKVPQVFVPYKEVLNVYNNGLKVPDDVTLMWCDDNYGYITRLSNEQERKRKGGAGVYYHISYWGRPHDYLWLCSTQPSLIYTEMKRAWDYGARKLWILNVGDIKPAEYDIEFFMDLAWSVNGVQPNTISQHLDNWLTREFGNEVGQELTPLMNKYYQLADIRKPEFMGWSRVEEASVKGGKTPVIDSEFNPFAFGDELQKRANEYATLSERVKEIAKKIPAEQQDVYFELVQYPVCGAAAMNQKHLYAQKARLFAKYNLLVANEYSFLSDHAYNEIVGLTQTYNHDIQKAKWNGMMDMKPRQLPVFQYPSLPEKVTPQQEASALVWIEGDSIPLQSKHEANLISLVRGAGNQTFISLFSRSNKPIEWKVEKAPSWLKIEEQDNGMRFENRLIIRADLAKVNRDCQDELLLSVDGEKYPFNIQAKNLAPGIMTEANGMIAWNAADYKSATKGTQVIEGLGHSTKAVSLPKYGELTYEVYTTTSGEAAIRIALIPNHPVNGGSIRYSVSVDNEKPQVVAYETGFRSEPWKINVLRNQSLNTTLHKINIPGKHTIRISALDPEVIVDQLMLDFNKDRKFYKIPIESSNNE, from the coding sequence ATGAAACATATATTTCGTCCATTTCTATTGTTTATTTGTTTTGAGTCGACTCTTTATTCTACAGCTTTTGCCGGTAATTACTCTTTAATTTCACAAGGAAAATCTACATCGTTATACCTGAATAGAAGCGAGAATACCGTGGTTCAAACAGCTACGAATCTGTTTATCTCTGACATGACAGAAGTGTCGGGTAATAAACCGACAGAGATTAGTACGCTTGATAATGCTTCTATTATTGTAGCAACATTAGGAAAATCAAAGGAGATTGACCAATGGCTCAGGAAGAATAATGTTTCGGCAAAAGAGATTGTGAATCAATGGGAAGCGTTTAAAATTCAGGTTGTTCAGCGGAATGACAGTCCTTGCCTGGTGGTACTGGGAAGCAATGCTCGTGGTACGGCTTACGGTGTGCTGGAATTATCGCGCATTATTGGTGTTTCGCCTTGGTGTTGGTGGGCTGATGCTACACCTTCTAAAAAGAATACGCTTACTCTTCCCGAAGGATACGTAAATGTGCAACAACCGTCTGTTCAATATCGGGGTATATTCCTGAATGACGAGGATTGGGGACTGATGCCGTGGAGTTCTAAAAACTTTGAGCAGACTGCCGTAAAAGGACAGATTGGCCCTAAGACCTATGCGAAGATCTTTGAATTGCTGCTCCGTTTGCGTGCTAATACTATCTGGCCGGCCATGCATGAGTGTACTGTTCCGTTCTATTTTGTGAATGGTACGAAAGAGATGGCCGATAAATACGGTATTGTAATGGCTACTTCCCACTGCGAACCGCTTATGAGAAACAGTGCCGGAGAATGGGATGTAAAGAAGTATGGTGAATATAATTACCTGACTAATAAAGAAGCTATCACTTCTTACTGGACAGAAAGATTGAAGAACGTTGGTCAGTCGGAAAATATCTATACCATTGGAATGAGAGGCGTTCACGACGGACAGATGCAGGGGGTAAAAACGCTGGAAGAGCACACCACTGCACTGACTAATGTGTTTAAAGACCAGCGTGAGCTGTTGGCTAAGTATGTTAATCCCGATGTAACTAAGGTTCCTCAGGTATTTGTGCCATACAAAGAGGTCCTCAATGTATATAATAACGGACTAAAGGTACCAGATGATGTTACGTTAATGTGGTGTGACGACAATTACGGTTACATCACCCGCCTGAGCAATGAGCAGGAACGAAAAAGGAAAGGTGGCGCAGGTGTATATTACCACATTTCTTACTGGGGACGTCCTCACGATTATCTTTGGCTTTGCAGCACTCAGCCGTCTTTGATTTATACAGAGATGAAGCGCGCCTGGGATTACGGGGCTCGCAAACTATGGATCCTAAATGTGGGCGACATCAAACCTGCTGAATATGATATTGAATTCTTTATGGACTTAGCATGGAGCGTAAATGGTGTTCAACCTAATACGATTTCTCAGCATTTAGATAACTGGCTTACCCGTGAATTTGGCAATGAAGTCGGGCAAGAACTCACACCGCTGATGAATAAATATTATCAGTTGGCCGATATCCGTAAACCGGAATTCATGGGATGGAGTCGTGTGGAGGAAGCTTCTGTGAAAGGAGGAAAGACTCCTGTGATTGATTCTGAATTTAATCCGTTTGCTTTTGGTGATGAGCTTCAAAAACGTGCTAATGAATATGCGACCCTCTCAGAAAGAGTGAAAGAGATTGCAAAGAAAATACCCGCAGAACAACAAGATGTCTACTTTGAGCTAGTGCAATACCCTGTTTGTGGAGCAGCGGCAATGAATCAGAAACATTTATATGCTCAGAAAGCACGCTTATTTGCAAAGTATAACTTGCTGGTAGCTAATGAATATTCTTTCCTGAGCGACCATGCTTACAATGAGATTGTCGGACTGACACAGACTTATAATCACGATATTCAGAAAGCTAAATGGAATGGAATGATGGACATGAAGCCACGTCAACTTCCTGTATTCCAATATCCGTCATTGCCAGAGAAAGTTACCCCTCAGCAAGAGGCTTCGGCGTTGGTTTGGATTGAGGGAGATAGTATTCCATTGCAATCAAAGCATGAGGCTAATCTTATATCACTGGTTCGCGGTGCCGGGAACCAGACTTTCATTTCACTATTCAGTAGAAGTAACAAACCTATTGAATGGAAAGTTGAGAAGGCTCCTTCATGGTTAAAAATAGAAGAGCAGGACAACGGAATGCGATTTGAAAATAGACTGATTATTAGGGCTGATCTGGCAAAAGTGAATAGAGATTGTCAGGATGAGCTTTTGCTGTCTGTTGATGGAGAAAAGTATCCGTTTAATATTCAGGCAAAGAATCTCGCTCCTGGTATTATGACCGAGGCAAACGGAATGATTGCATGGAATGCGGCGGATTATAAATCAGCAACAAAGGGAACTCAGGTTATTGAAGGTTTGGGGCATAGCACAAAAGCGGTTTCTCTTCCTAAATATGGAGAGCTGACTTATGAAGTTTATACCACAACTTCGGGTGAAGCTGCCATTAGAATTGCATTGATTCCTAATCATCCGGTAAATGGTGGAAGTATCCGTTATTCCGTTTCTGTGGATAATGAAAAACCTCAGGTGGTGGCTTATGAAACCGGATTCCGTAGTGAGCCATGGAAAATTAATGTTTTGAGAAATCAATCACTGAACACCACTCTTCATAAAATAAACATTCCGGGAAAGCACACCATTCGTATCAGTGCACTCGATCCGGAAGTTATTGTTGATCAGCTTATGCTGGATTTTAATAAGGACAGAAAGTTCTATAAAATTCCGATAGAATCGTCAAATAATGAATAG